In the genome of Bradyrhizobium sp. CIAT3101, one region contains:
- a CDS encoding ChbG/HpnK family deacetylase has translation MSAAAAPRPIWLCADDYGISPGVNRAIRDLIERGRLNATSVMMVGPAIERGEVDALQAAAKTSPRCAIGLHVTLSAPFRPLTMHFRPLDGDMFMAFPKLLRAGFLRRLDREFFRNEVRAQLAAFAEAFGRAPDFVDGHQHVQLFPQVRDGFIDAVSEAAPQAWVRQGGRDLPLAQRLASPKAMVLDVLSAQFRRRAGRAGLAFNPAFAGAYDFTRAADFGELMRQFLDGLPEGGLVMCHPGFVDEVLAGLDPMTDVREREHAYLASDAFAQLLAASHVTLG, from the coding sequence ATGAGCGCGGCGGCAGCGCCGCGACCGATCTGGCTCTGCGCCGACGATTACGGCATCAGCCCGGGTGTCAATCGCGCCATCCGCGACCTGATCGAGCGCGGCCGCCTCAACGCGACCTCGGTGATGATGGTGGGCCCCGCGATCGAGCGTGGCGAGGTCGATGCGCTCCAGGCTGCGGCGAAGACCAGCCCGCGCTGCGCGATCGGATTGCACGTGACGCTGTCGGCGCCGTTCCGTCCCCTCACCATGCATTTCCGTCCACTCGACGGCGACATGTTCATGGCCTTTCCAAAACTGCTGCGCGCCGGATTTCTGCGACGGCTCGACCGCGAATTCTTCCGCAACGAGGTGAGAGCGCAACTCGCCGCTTTCGCGGAAGCGTTCGGCCGCGCGCCCGACTTCGTCGACGGCCACCAGCACGTGCAACTGTTTCCGCAGGTGCGCGACGGCTTCATCGATGCCGTCAGCGAGGCAGCACCACAGGCGTGGGTGCGCCAGGGCGGACGCGACCTGCCGCTGGCGCAACGGCTGGCGTCACCAAAGGCCATGGTGCTCGATGTCCTCAGCGCACAATTCCGCCGCCGTGCGGGGCGCGCCGGTCTTGCGTTCAATCCCGCCTTTGCCGGCGCCTATGATTTCACGCGCGCGGCCGATTTCGGCGAATTGATGCGGCAGTTCCTGGACGGTCTCCCCGAGGGCGGTCTCGTGATGTGCCATCCCGGCTTCGTCGACGAGGTCCTCGCCGGCCTCGACCCGATGACGGATGTCAGGGAACGCGAGCATGCCTATCTCGCCAGCGACGCCTTCGCGCAGCTGCTGGCGGCCAGCCACGTGACATTGGGATGA